A segment of the Pan paniscus chromosome 9, NHGRI_mPanPan1-v2.0_pri, whole genome shotgun sequence genome:
ctgcctgggcaacatagagagacctcatctctacttaaaaaaaaaaaacaaaacaaaaaactagtcttgtgtggtggtgtacacctgtagtcccagctacttgggaggctgaggagattgcttcagcctaggaggttgaggctgcagtgagccatgatcatgccactgcactccagcctgagtgacagagtgagaccctatctcaaaaacaacaacaatgacaaaaaaaaaaagtttggagatGGAGTGGTAACCAACTTGGCAGAGTGGAGGTAGCTGGCACTTAAGTGCTTAAagataatagaaatgaaaagttaACAGTTCACTCTACTTATCCCCAAAAAAGTTCAGGACATGGAGGGACCAGATAGCTCAGATGGAAGGAAAAAGGCGTAGAGCTGAGAACAGAGAAATTATTTAGGAGTCTGTATATAAAGCAGTTAAGCTTACAAATCCCCTCCCCAAACTTTTTTAGCTGGGCACCAACTCCCATAGCACAGCAGAGGGTTTACTCTTTGGGGAAACTGAATCTGAGAAGCACCAACTCAGGGACACCAGGCACAGCTGAAGATGGAGTGAGCACTGAGCTGAAAACAAGGGACTGGGTAAAAACATATGTACCAAGCGGTGGCTCCACAACCGTCTCCCCTGACCCTGCTGCTGTAACCTCTATAGCAGGGGCCATGCAGATATCCCCCAGACAGATTGGAGAATTCTCTGTAGAAACCAGACGGTCCCTTCAGTGAGATTACAGATGCTGATATTTGGGTGTACCCAGTAAAATATCCTGCTTGCTTCAGTCGCCACAGAGTGAAGCCCATAGATCAACAAGCCCCAAATTGTGCTTCCAATTGCCTCTGCTTAATGCCTCATTCTTAAATATGGACAGCCAAAGATCAAACATTTGAGGAAAACTTCcaacaatacacacacaaaaaaaacggAGCGGGGGGAAGCAGGGGAGGGGAACTCAGGGGAAACAataagaaaagcagaagaaaacttaaaaactggaaaaatcctTGGAGAGCTAAGAGAACAGACTCATGAAACAAGAACagaaatactatatataaaaaaagaagcacggccgggctcggtggctcacgcctgtaatcccagcactttgggaggccaagatgggtggatcacctgaggtcaggagttcaaaaccagcctgaccaacatggtggaaccccgtttctactaaaaatacaaaaaattagccgggtgtggtgatgcattcctgtaatcccagctcatgCAGTGAGCAcaggaggctaagtcaggagaattgcttgaaccggggaggcggaggttgcagtgagccaagatcacgtcattacactccagcctgggcgacagagcgagactccagactccatctcaaaaaaagaaaaaagcaatcaaTGAACAAGAgagttaaaatgtaaaatttcaataagaaagaaagatacaGTTAATAAAGTtgaaagtggatctcatgaaaaTAGAGATGAGATTGGTGGTTACTGGAGGCCAGGAAGGGTGGAGGAAATAAAGACATGTTAATGAGTAGAAATGTACAGTTAGATGGAAGAAATGGGACCCAGTGTTCtatagatcagtagggtgactgtagttaacaataatctattgtacatttcaaaatcacTAGAAGAGAATGATTCGAATGTTCCtggcataaagaaaagataaatatttaagatgatggatatcccaattgccctgatttgatctttacacattatatgaatgtatcgaAATATTACAGGTACCCCCAAAATACGTACATCTACTATACATCAATTGTTTTAAAGTTAATGAAATTGCCCAGAGAATACAATAAAAAGAGACggacaaaaggagaaaaaaagataacagCTATAATTCAAGGTCTAACATCCTCTAGTAAGGCCAGAGAAAATGGGGTGAGGATACAGGTTGAGTTAGGGAGTGGTAGCAAACAGGtaatttacatagaaaaaaacactatctatagaattaaaagaaaagaacaaaaagactTATAAATAGCAATACTTGGAAGTTAGAAGATAGTGAgggaattagccaggcatggtggcacatgtctgtaatcccagctacttgggaggctgagaaaggagaatcgcttgagcctgggaggcagaggttgcagtgagccgagattgcgccactgcacactccagcctgggcaacagagcaagactgtctcaaaaaaaaaaaaaagaaaaaagaaaaaggaaaaagaaagaaagaaaagaaaaggaaataatgaaggaCATACCAACAAACACAATCACCATTATGGCACGTGGCTTCTTGTGttttttctcacttctttctTATCTCCTCTCCTGCTTTTGTCACTTGGGAGCCCTTCATTCTTCAGGCTCCTCTTTCAGAAATTTTGCCCACTTCAGTCTGCACCTTCTTCCACAACTCTCAAAATCTACCCTTTATCCTGCTGCAATTCTCCATCTCATAGACCCCATTTAGTGTCAGACTAAATCCTTCTAGCCCATCCTCCATCCTTTTCTCAAACATTTCCCTATGAGCTCCCAGTCACAGCTTTTCTCCCAATATCCAAGTGTCCTCTGTCAACACGTTACCaagtcttctttttctcctccataTGTTCCCACTTCCCTCTGAACCAGACACTCCTCTTTGCTTCCTTTGATCCTGGCCTCCGCCTTCAGCCCCAGAAGCTCTTTTCCTCACTTCCACTctcttttattttaggctcagactctctcctttcctttctcaacTTTACCCCTTCAGTGTCAATAATGTTCTGCCTGGCTCTAATTTCTCCTCTGACTTTCAGTACTTCTTCTGTctgcctctttccttctttggTGTCAATCCTTCATCTGCCTCATTCACTGGTACCTTCACCTAtaatatctttcttttccatagaaACAGATTCATCAGTGATATCTTTCACTTCACCCAAGATGCCCCCCTCAACTCCCACTCCTTTCTCAGTCCCTTATAGTTCCTCACTCCCTTTGACACTTTCAAAAGGAATTTCCATCTCATCATCAGTAAATGCCATCACTCTTTCATCGCCAGTAACTTCTACCACTTTTTCAATGTTCTTCTCATTTATGCTCCCCATTCTTGAACCCTCCAATTTCTCCCCGCTGGTCCCTAACTTCTCCTCACTAGATCTCAGCTTCTCCGCACTTGACCCCAGCTTCTCTCCACTCAACCTCAGCTTCTCTCTGCTTGATCTCAGCTTCTCTCCACTGGTTCCCAGCTTCTCTCTGCTTGATCTCAGCTTCTCTCCACTCAACCTCAGCTTCTCATCACTtgttcccagcttctctccactcAACCTCAGCTTCTCTCTGCTTGATCTTAGCTTCTCTCCACTGGTTCCCAGCTTCTCTCTGCTTGATCTCAGCTTCTCTCCACTCAACCTCAGCTTCTCATCACTtgttcccagcttctctccactcAGTCTCAGCTTCTCTCTGCTTGATCTTAGCTTCTCTCCACTCAACCTCAGCTTCTCTCTGCTTGATCTTAGCTTCTCTCCACTCAACCTCAGCTTCTCATCACTggttcccagcttctctccactcAACCTCAGCTTCTCTCTGCTTGATCTCAGCTTCTCTCCACTCAACCTCAGCTTCTCTCCACTCAACCTCAGCTTCTCATCACTGGTTCCCAGCCTCTCTCCACTCAACCTCAGCTTCTCTCCACTCAACCTCAGCTTCTCTCCACTCAACCTCAGCTTCTCTCCACTCAACCTCAGCTTCTCATCACTggttcccagcttctctccactcAACCTCAGCTTCTCATCACTggttcccagcttctctccactTGATCTCAGCTTCTCTCCACTagttcccagcttctctccactcCATCTCAGCTTCTCTCTACTTGATCTCAAATTCTCTCCACTTGATCTCAGCTTTCTGCCACTGGACCTCAGCTTCACTCCACTGGACCCCTGCTTCTCTCCCCTGCACACCAGCTTCTCACTAGTAGACCTCAGCTCTTCTACACTTGATCTCATCTTGTCTACACTAGACCTCAACCCCTTCTCATCCTGTCCCAGTTTATATCCATTGGATCTCAAGTCCTCTCCACTGGTCCCTACCTTCTCCCCAGCAGACCTCAACCTCTCTTCAAACCCAGACCCCTTCATAGGCCCTGCTGTCATCCCTGCACTCTTAGATTTAGCCTTTATTTCGTGTTTGACCTCTTGCTTTCCCCAAATCCCCCTTGGGCTGTCTTTCCCCAAATCTGCTGAAGCTTGTGATGCACTTGCTCCACGGTACAGCAGCTTCACATCCATCCTTTCCTGACTCGGGCCTGACTTCCCTTTCAAGACCGTCTTTTCCACATCTTCCAGTCTCCAGTACTCAGACTCCAGCTTCGGCTTTCGAGTGTTTCTAGTCAGGAGCTCCACTCTCTTCCCAATTACCATGAGCCCGTTCCAAGGTCCTCAGGTTTTCTCTCGCAGCATCGGCACCCCCTTGCAGCCCCGCTCCAGTGGCGACCGATCGCGGACCCCGGCCTCGCTTGGGGCGCCCTGGCCGCGGGACTTGTGGAGCTCCCTAGTCCTCCTAGGCTGCTTACCCCGCCGCTCCCTCCCGTCCAAGAGCGGAAACCTAAACAGACCCCCCTTCTCCACAGACATTGTCCCCTGCCCTCGCCCCTGGTCCACCACCCACATCCCCACCACTGCTTCCCATTCCCTGTCCCCACCCTGCCACCCTcaccctcttccccttccccttccccactgcCTGGTGGGCGCCAAACTGGGCGAGTGCGCACGCGCAGGCCGCACGTGGCCGTTGGAAGGAGGGGCCCGGAACGGCGGCACGGGGTTGTTGTGGGGGTCAGTCCCCCGGGGACTGCAGGGAGACGCGGCACGCGGCCTCTGCGACCCTATGAACTCTGACCCCAGCTCCCACACTGTCGCCTATCACCGGCCCACTCTCCATGCCGCGTGTCCCTTAAAAGCTGGGGCCTGGGACAGGAACGACAGACAATGCAGCCAATGGCGTCACGCGCGGTGCCCCGCTACCCAATCGAAAGGCGTGGCTGAGGGAAACGCGGTGGGAACCGCCCCCGACTCCAGGCAACTCCTTGGCCGGGCGGGGGAGAGCGTCCCCGTCAGCTGAGAGCATCCTCACTCGGTCAGTTCCTCGGGCGAGTTACGGGGACGACCTGCGGGAGCACGCGGGCAGTGGCCGGACGCTGAAGCCCAGGAGAGCGATGGAGACGTATGCGGAGGCTGGGAAGGAGGGCAAGGTAGAGAAAGGATGaagacccccaccccagcctcccctcACTCCATGAAAGCCCGTGATGCCCAATCATgcggtggtgtgtgtgtgtctgtgtgtgtgtggtctgcctctgtgtgtttctgtgtgtgtctgtgtgtgtatagtctgcatgtgtctgtgtgtctgtgtgtatgtcgaTGTGCctgcatatgtctgtgtgtgtgtatctgtgtatgtatttgtgtctctgtgtgtctgtgtgtctgtgtgtgtctcagtgtgtgtctgtgtctttgtgtgtctctgtgtatctgtgtgtgtgtctgtgtgtctccgtgtctctgtgtgtgtgtgtatggcctgtgtgtctgtgtgtgtgcacgtatgcGTCCGTGTGGGTGTTTGTGCGTGcatgtctgtgtctgtctctgtgtgtgtctgtgcatgtctgtgtgtgtgtgtctgtgtctgtgtatggTCTGCGtgtgtctttgtgtctgtgtctgtctgtgtgtatgGTCTGCATGTGTGCACgtatgcatctgtgtgtgtctctgtgtgtatctgtgtgtgcacgcatgtgcctgtgtgtgtctgcgcatgtctgtgtctctttgtgtctgagtgtgtgtctgtctctgtgtctatgTATGGTCTGCGTgcatctttatgtctgtgtgtgtgtgtctgtgtgtgtgtatggtctgcgtgtgtctgtgtgtgtgtgtctgtgtatttctgggtctgtgtgtgtgtttgcatgtgtctgtgtgtgtctgtatctgtgtgtctctgtatatctgtgtgtgtctatgtcagtgtgtctgtgtgtgcatctgtgtctgtgtgcctgtgtatgaTCTGTGTATGTcgttgtgtgtgtctctgtgtgtgtttctctgtgcctgtgtgtttgtgtgtgtctgtgtatctgtgtgtttctatgtgtgtctgtgtgtgcgtgtgtctgtgtttgtctcgtgtgtctgcatgtgtgtatgtgcccatgtgtctctgtgtgtatgtgtgtgtctgcgcAAGTGAGAGAAAGGAGACTTGAGCAAGGGAGTGGGGAGCCTCTGTGGCACCTGTGTGCGG
Coding sequences within it:
- the LOC103783330 gene encoding uncharacterized protein LOC103783330, with translation MVIGKRVELLTRNTRKPKLESEYWRLEDVEKTVLKGKSGPSQERMDVKLLYRGASASQASADLGKDSPRGIWGKQEVKHEIKAKSKSAGMTAGPMKGSGFEERLRSAGEKVGTSGEDLRSNGYKLGQDEKGLRSSVDKMRSSVEELRSTSEKLVCRGEKQGSSGVKLRSSGRKLRSSGENLRSSREKLRWSGEKLGTSGEKLRSSGEKLGTSDEKLRLSGEKLGTSDEKLRLSGEKLRLSGEKLRLSGEKLRLSGERLGTSDEKLRLSGEKLRLSGEKLRSSREKLRLSGEKLGTSDEKLRLSGEKLRSSREKLRLSGEKLRSSREKLRLSGEKLGTSDEKLRLSGEKLRSSREKLGTSGEKLRSSREKLRLSGEKLGTSDEKLRLSGEKLRSSREKLGTSGEKLRSSREKLRLSGEKLGSSAEKLRSSEEKLGTSGEKLEGSRMGSINEKNIEKVVEVTGDERVMAFTDDEMEIPFESVKGSEEL